A genomic stretch from Petrimonas mucosa includes:
- a CDS encoding RagB/SusD family nutrient uptake outer membrane protein has protein sequence MKLIKHIIIFLAISFFLSCNDSDYLLRTPETNITEPSFWKTTNDLKIFVNQFYNTLPKIGGYDQGLYDDDGRSDNMIYENYDIRLAGLTTIPNTGSVLNYSNIRSVNYFLEKGSQLDILDIEKDQANAYLGEGYFFRAWYYFDLLLKYGGVPWIDKVLTTSSPELFSPREDRSVIVDYILKDLDTAISYLRPAVDAETDRLSKEVALALKSRVALFEGTWEKYHNNTPFAAKTSNSQKYLQIALEASNDIIVGKYGKIYSIHTTGDPDQDYFNLFNQDDLSSNSEIIFWAKYRFELGTGHNLQRYTGITYPHPTKSLIDSYLCVNGHPISNSNGLYQGDDLPFDIYENRDPRLKQITFVKGDPRTIEGNDTLVTFEKGTIHLSGNLRSPTGFNFKKGLTPNNNSGCQQVDFTSNTAIIYFRYAEILLNYVEAKAELGTLTQADVDLTINKIRDRVNMAHLNISNIVNDPNWDFPELSPVMNEIRRERRNELACEGFRLNDILRWRAHHLISGQKPLGIKFDQSMYPELTPGVNIHLSSDGYVDPYAISLPNGWGFKPDRDYLLPLSKEELTLNPNLVQNPGWIE, from the coding sequence ATGAAACTAATCAAACACATTATAATATTTCTCGCTATTTCTTTTTTCTTATCTTGTAACGATAGCGATTATTTACTAAGAACTCCTGAAACGAATATCACAGAACCTTCGTTCTGGAAAACAACTAATGATTTAAAGATTTTTGTAAATCAATTTTATAATACACTCCCAAAAATTGGTGGTTATGACCAAGGATTGTATGATGATGATGGTAGAAGCGACAATATGATTTATGAAAATTACGATATTAGGCTAGCTGGTTTAACTACTATCCCAAATACCGGAAGTGTTTTAAATTACAGTAATATAAGGAGTGTTAATTATTTTCTGGAAAAAGGAAGTCAGTTAGACATATTAGATATAGAAAAAGATCAAGCTAATGCTTACTTAGGTGAAGGTTATTTTTTTAGAGCATGGTATTATTTTGACCTGCTTTTAAAATATGGTGGAGTACCCTGGATAGACAAAGTATTAACAACCTCTTCTCCGGAACTTTTTTCTCCAAGAGAAGATAGAAGCGTGATTGTCGATTATATCCTCAAAGACTTAGACACAGCAATAAGTTACTTAAGACCGGCAGTAGATGCAGAGACTGATAGATTAAGCAAGGAGGTAGCCTTGGCATTAAAATCGCGTGTTGCTCTATTTGAAGGTACTTGGGAAAAGTATCATAATAATACTCCATTTGCAGCAAAAACTTCAAATTCACAAAAATATTTGCAAATAGCATTGGAGGCATCAAACGATATTATTGTTGGCAAATATGGAAAAATATATTCTATACATACAACAGGAGATCCAGATCAGGATTACTTTAATCTGTTTAATCAAGACGACTTATCATCCAATAGCGAAATTATTTTTTGGGCTAAGTATCGTTTTGAGTTAGGAACCGGTCACAACCTCCAACGATATACAGGTATAACATATCCGCATCCAACCAAATCATTAATTGATAGTTATTTATGCGTAAATGGTCACCCTATTTCAAACAGCAATGGGCTTTATCAAGGAGATGATTTACCATTCGATATATATGAAAATCGTGATCCTAGATTAAAACAAATTACTTTCGTTAAAGGTGATCCTAGAACAATTGAGGGTAATGACACACTTGTTACCTTTGAGAAAGGTACCATTCATTTATCTGGAAATCTACGTTCTCCAACCGGATTTAATTTTAAGAAAGGGTTGACTCCCAACAACAACTCCGGATGCCAACAAGTAGACTTCACTTCAAATACTGCAATTATTTATTTTAGGTATGCCGAAATCCTTTTAAACTATGTTGAAGCAAAAGCAGAATTGGGAACATTGACTCAAGCCGATGTAGATTTAACAATCAACAAAATTAGAGATAGAGTAAATATGGCACATTTAAACATAAGCAATATCGTGAATGATCCTAACTGGGATTTTCCAGAACTTTCGCCTGTAATGAATGAAATCAGACGTGAACGCAGGAACGAGTTGGCATGTGAAGGATTTAGACTTAATGATATCTTAAGGTGGAGGGCACACCATTTAATTAGTGGACAAAAGCCGTTGGGAATAAAATTCGATCAGAGCATGTATCCAGAATTAACCCCAGGGGTAAATATTCATCTTTCTTCCGATGGTTATGTTGATCCTTACGCTATAAGTCTACCTAATGGTTGGGGGTTTAAACCAGATAGAGATTATTTATTACCTCTTAGTAAAGAGGAACTGACATTAAATCCAAATCTAGTGCAAAATCCTGGATGGATAGAATAA
- a CDS encoding DUF4838 domain-containing protein, with product MNIKTILLLISIILVTLVSCNSNEQSVQSNISYRGVVLYPNDIVSIGSSRLVQIMSDANLNLLGIHAQHRVENLAALREFIESDQGKVLLEECKNNNISVEYEVHALEELLPRDLFTEHPDYFRVDNEGIRVNDFNMCFSSQGAYNEIEKNLLEITKWLKPTTNRYFFWTDDVKDAFCNCELCSEYTESEQALMYENKLLEMLQKVNTEATVAHLAYHNTLKAPRSVTPKEGVFLEYAPISRNYSEPLTAEHKRYLKENLEVFPINTAHLLEYWLDVSMFSGWKKDNWTEIPWNKDYYKRDIDYYKSLGITSITSFATWMIHQQYFDLYGEDKAIEILNTYGNILQ from the coding sequence ATGAATATAAAAACTATATTATTACTGATTTCTATAATACTTGTAACACTTGTTAGTTGTAATAGCAACGAGCAGTCTGTTCAGAGCAATATCTCTTACAGAGGGGTAGTATTATACCCTAATGATATTGTGTCGATAGGAAGTAGTAGACTTGTTCAAATAATGTCTGATGCCAATCTGAATCTTTTAGGTATTCATGCTCAACACCGAGTAGAGAATCTTGCTGCACTTAGAGAATTTATAGAAAGTGATCAAGGTAAAGTTTTACTTGAAGAATGCAAAAATAATAATATATCTGTAGAGTATGAAGTACATGCGTTAGAGGAACTTTTACCTAGAGACCTATTTACTGAGCATCCTGACTATTTTAGAGTAGACAACGAAGGAATAAGAGTCAATGACTTTAATATGTGCTTTTCATCTCAAGGCGCATACAATGAGATAGAAAAAAACCTGTTAGAAATAACGAAATGGTTAAAACCAACCACTAATCGTTACTTCTTCTGGACAGACGATGTTAAAGACGCTTTTTGTAACTGTGAATTATGTAGTGAATATACCGAAAGCGAACAAGCTTTAATGTATGAAAATAAGCTATTAGAAATGCTTCAAAAAGTCAACACAGAAGCAACAGTAGCTCATTTGGCATATCATAATACACTCAAAGCACCAAGATCTGTAACACCAAAAGAAGGTGTCTTTCTTGAATATGCTCCTATCTCCAGAAATTATTCAGAACCTCTAACTGCCGAACATAAAAGATATCTAAAAGAAAATTTGGAGGTTTTCCCTATAAATACAGCGCACCTTTTAGAATATTGGTTAGATGTTTCTATGTTTTCAGGATGGAAAAAGGATAATTGGACAGAAATTCCGTGGAATAAGGATTATTATAAGAGAGATATCGATTATTACAAAAGCTTAGGGATAACTTCTATTACCTCATTTGCGACGTGGATGATACATCAGCAGTATTTTGATCTTTATGGTGAAGATAAGGCAATTGAAATACTGAATACATACGGTAATATTTTACAGTAA
- a CDS encoding IS1595 family transposase: MNILDFAINYPDEETCREKFKQQRDQMGVTCRRCNCKEHYWLENKQAYECKRCQARQTLRSGTVMQHSNLPYRYWFVAMHLLTATKGSFSAAEIQRQLGHKRYQPIWEMVNKLRDVMGKRDDKYTLEGAIELDDAFFSTEISVEEKEKPLKRGRGSQKKTKVLVMAESKTVENPKPGKKPKKARYLKMKVINDLKADTITKNVKEHVESTADLTTDDSTSYTKLKEHVHSHTASVVPHEELPNVLPWVHTAISNAKRQLLGVYYKVKPEYLQYYLNQFCYKFNRRYFGENQFDRLLIAAVSCAPDFKSRIYNRNYCG, translated from the coding sequence ATGAATATCCTGGATTTTGCTATAAATTACCCCGATGAGGAAACCTGTCGGGAAAAATTCAAACAACAAAGAGACCAAATGGGAGTTACCTGCCGTCGTTGTAATTGTAAGGAGCATTATTGGCTGGAAAACAAGCAGGCTTACGAATGCAAGCGTTGCCAAGCGCGCCAGACGCTGCGTTCGGGCACGGTCATGCAGCATTCCAACCTGCCATACCGTTACTGGTTCGTGGCCATGCACCTGCTCACGGCTACCAAGGGCTCCTTTTCCGCCGCCGAGATACAGCGACAGCTGGGGCACAAGCGTTACCAGCCCATATGGGAAATGGTCAATAAACTGCGTGACGTGATGGGCAAGCGTGACGACAAGTACACGCTCGAGGGCGCCATCGAGCTGGACGACGCCTTCTTTTCCACCGAGATATCCGTTGAAGAGAAGGAGAAACCGTTGAAACGCGGCCGTGGAAGCCAAAAAAAGACCAAGGTCCTGGTGATGGCTGAAAGCAAAACGGTTGAAAACCCCAAACCGGGTAAAAAACCCAAGAAGGCCAGATACCTGAAGATGAAAGTCATCAACGACTTGAAAGCCGATACAATTACAAAGAATGTCAAAGAGCATGTTGAAAGCACGGCGGATCTGACCACCGATGATTCAACTTCTTACACTAAATTGAAAGAACATGTCCATTCACACACGGCATCCGTTGTTCCACACGAGGAATTGCCTAACGTGCTGCCTTGGGTACACACCGCGATCAGCAATGCCAAACGACAGCTCCTGGGCGTGTATTACAAGGTAAAACCCGAGTATTTACAGTACTACCTCAATCAGTTCTGTTACAAGTTCAACAGGCGTTACTTCGGCGAGAACCAGTTTGACAGGCTGTTGATAGCCGCCGTATCGTGTGCGCCTGATTTCAAATCAAGAATTTACAATAGGAACTATTGCGGATAA
- a CDS encoding IS5 family transposase: MIRYKSSRQLSISEFKMPFEAKLDENNRWVILSKIVPWEEFARLYYKNFKSNRGAPTKDARLVLGVIIIKHIMKSDDRGVIEMIQENPYMQYFLGLEAFTYEQVMTPSLLVSIRKRIDLDVFESLTDDLIRKGLKLKAGANQEVVDKDAKDEEDDNDDDPDPHPGNKGKLQMDATVCDADIKYPTDLDLLNESRQKAEELIDELCLKLGIKDKPRTYRRVARKDFLNVSKMKRKPANVLRKAIRKQINYLKRDVRTINGILDTIKDKPIPFDRRQLKYFFVIQHLLEQQETMYKKKSHQVEDRIVNIHQPHVRPIVRGKAKAKTEFGAKINISLLDGYARVDHFHWDAFNEGQDLQSQVERFRKLTGKYPELVQVDKIYLTRENRRFLKEKRIRYTGEPLGRKPAKEIKSRYQKRKERRETAERNQVEGKFGQGKRGYGLNDIRARLSSTSRSWIGAIIFVMNLIRHMRDIPLPYFVSLLQKLMIVRNINIYPLGPQMKLCA, encoded by the coding sequence ATGATACGATACAAGAGCTCCAGGCAGCTTTCAATTTCAGAGTTCAAGATGCCCTTTGAGGCAAAACTGGATGAGAATAACCGGTGGGTTATTCTTTCAAAAATAGTTCCCTGGGAAGAGTTCGCCCGGCTTTATTACAAGAACTTCAAAAGCAACCGGGGTGCCCCCACCAAAGATGCCAGGCTTGTGCTGGGAGTAATCATCATCAAGCACATCATGAAGAGTGACGACCGTGGAGTAATAGAGATGATACAGGAGAACCCCTACATGCAGTATTTTCTTGGTCTCGAAGCTTTCACCTATGAACAGGTGATGACACCGTCACTGCTGGTCTCCATCAGAAAGCGAATCGACCTTGATGTCTTTGAATCATTGACGGACGACTTGATAAGAAAAGGGTTGAAGCTAAAAGCCGGGGCAAATCAAGAAGTGGTTGACAAGGATGCGAAGGATGAAGAAGATGATAATGATGACGATCCCGATCCGCATCCCGGGAACAAGGGGAAGCTCCAAATGGATGCAACGGTCTGTGATGCGGATATCAAGTATCCCACCGATCTGGATCTGCTGAACGAGAGCCGCCAGAAGGCAGAAGAGCTGATCGATGAGTTGTGTTTGAAACTGGGTATTAAAGATAAACCCCGTACATACAGAAGGGTTGCACGCAAGGATTTTTTGAATGTGTCGAAAATGAAGAGAAAACCAGCCAACGTGTTACGAAAAGCGATACGCAAGCAGATCAACTACCTGAAACGGGATGTGCGGACTATCAACGGGATACTGGACACCATAAAGGATAAACCGATTCCCTTCGACCGGCGGCAACTAAAGTATTTTTTTGTCATCCAGCATCTGCTGGAACAACAGGAGACGATGTATAAGAAGAAGAGCCATCAAGTAGAAGATCGCATAGTGAACATTCATCAGCCACATGTTCGCCCCATCGTCCGTGGTAAAGCCAAGGCCAAGACGGAGTTTGGCGCCAAGATCAACATCAGCCTGCTGGATGGCTATGCCAGGGTAGATCATTTCCACTGGGATGCGTTCAATGAGGGGCAGGATCTTCAGTCACAGGTTGAACGCTTCAGGAAGCTGACAGGGAAGTATCCGGAGCTGGTTCAGGTGGACAAGATATATCTTACCCGGGAGAACAGACGGTTCTTGAAAGAGAAAAGAATCCGCTACACCGGGGAACCACTGGGACGAAAGCCGGCAAAAGAGATCAAGAGCAGATACCAAAAACGTAAAGAGCGACGAGAGACGGCGGAACGCAACCAGGTTGAAGGGAAGTTTGGACAGGGCAAGCGTGGATATGGTTTAAATGATATCCGGGCCAGACTCTCCTCGACGTCAAGGAGTTGGATAGGGGCTATCATTTTTGTGATGAATCTGATCCGGCATATGAGGGATATTCCCTTACCTTATTTTGTCTCGTTACTACAGAAGTTAATGATAGTGAGAAATATAAACATTTATCCACTCGGGCCACAAATGAAATTGTGTGCCTGA
- a CDS encoding DUF4838 domain-containing protein — translation MPDWELISRPYLVLSVLVTTLLVSCSNNDGYQNNDGYQMIGVVLSVHDLETVDWPKLAAESGINTIGTHVFPNQVRDFIKSDKGQKFLTDCKKYGIDVEHQLHSMTDLLPRELFAEDSTMFRMNIEGLRIADFNCCVHSEKALDIITNNAVEIAKTLVPTNHRYYFWCDDNAAGCECSECAEYSESEQALIIENHIIKALRARIDSKAKLAHLAYQGTLKAPVKIVPEDGIFLEFAPVYRNWTVSLADRDAVCTGNLDMTNGQNLDYLAENLKVFDATEAVILEYWLDVSLQNAYTKPAKKVVWDKNVFSKDIDIYANYGIRNITTFAVYMDDAYFKAYHDTTSLKEYAKILSEYCPPK, via the coding sequence GTGCCTGATTGGGAATTAATAAGCAGACCCTATTTAGTTCTCTCTGTTTTAGTTACTACTTTACTCGTTTCATGCAGCAACAATGATGGATATCAGAACAATGATGGATATCAGATGATAGGCGTAGTGTTAAGCGTTCATGATTTGGAGACAGTTGATTGGCCTAAATTGGCTGCTGAAAGTGGAATCAATACAATTGGGACACATGTTTTTCCTAACCAAGTAAGAGATTTTATAAAATCAGATAAAGGGCAAAAATTTTTGACGGATTGCAAGAAGTATGGTATTGATGTTGAACATCAGCTTCACTCTATGACCGATCTTTTGCCTCGTGAACTTTTTGCCGAGGACTCTACAATGTTCAGAATGAATATTGAGGGTCTTCGAATCGCAGATTTTAACTGTTGCGTTCACTCTGAAAAGGCATTGGATATTATCACTAATAATGCTGTGGAGATAGCAAAGACCCTAGTACCCACAAACCACCGTTACTACTTTTGGTGTGATGACAATGCTGCTGGTTGCGAGTGTAGTGAATGTGCTGAATACTCCGAAAGCGAACAGGCTCTAATTATCGAAAATCATATCATAAAGGCTTTACGTGCCAGAATTGACTCTAAAGCTAAGTTAGCTCACCTTGCATACCAAGGTACTTTGAAAGCTCCCGTGAAGATTGTTCCTGAAGATGGTATCTTCCTCGAGTTTGCTCCCGTATACCGTAATTGGACTGTCTCTTTGGCCGATCGTGATGCTGTATGCACAGGCAATTTGGATATGACAAACGGTCAAAATCTTGATTACTTAGCAGAGAATCTCAAGGTATTTGATGCTACCGAAGCGGTTATTTTAGAGTATTGGCTAGATGTATCGCTTCAAAATGCTTACACGAAGCCTGCAAAAAAGGTTGTTTGGGATAAGAATGTGTTCTCAAAAGATATTGACATATACGCAAACTATGGCATTCGTAATATAACTACTTTCGCAGTATATATGGATGATGCCTATTTTAAAGCTTATCATGACACTACTTCGTTGAAAGAGTATGCAAAGATTCTAAGCGAGTACTGTCCTCCCAAATAA
- a CDS encoding DOMON domain-containing protein: MKKIIFLSLASISTFSDLVSDANDNFPVDLSNNSLVRRFLKKKRCMKPSIFTLLTVCLLVSACSIKDKFLIVPVAKNIKVDGESEDWCVEPLIGPLIECWKHLTDDTKLYLAHDFDWLYFAFDVADTEITYNNDSEESSVNVSDRVELFFAQDTKLEKMYYCIEIDPQGKVMDYSALHYRQFDYKWDLQAMKIATRIDNDQYFVEGAISLDQIRKLGLLSSDGKLIMGFYRGDFASSEDTNPNWWSWIDPKTNDPDFHVCTSFGSLYLSSK; this comes from the coding sequence ATGAAGAAAATAATATTTTTATCTCTTGCTTCTATATCTACCTTTTCAGATCTGGTTAGTGATGCGAACGATAATTTTCCCGTTGATCTGTCAAATAATTCTCTTGTCAGACGATTTTTAAAGAAAAAGAGATGTATGAAACCCAGTATTTTTACGTTGTTAACAGTCTGCTTATTGGTGTCTGCATGTAGTATAAAAGATAAATTTTTGATAGTTCCTGTTGCTAAAAACATCAAGGTGGATGGTGAGAGTGAGGACTGGTGTGTTGAGCCTCTTATCGGTCCATTGATTGAGTGTTGGAAGCATCTTACCGATGATACAAAACTTTATTTGGCTCATGACTTTGACTGGCTCTATTTCGCGTTTGATGTTGCCGATACAGAGATAACATATAATAACGATTCTGAGGAGTCATCTGTAAATGTGAGCGACCGTGTAGAACTCTTCTTTGCGCAGGATACTAAGCTAGAGAAAATGTATTATTGTATTGAAATCGATCCACAAGGCAAGGTGATGGACTATAGTGCCCTACACTATCGTCAATTTGATTACAAATGGGATCTGCAGGCAATGAAAATAGCTACACGTATTGATAATGATCAATACTTTGTCGAGGGTGCTATCTCGCTAGATCAAATACGCAAATTGGGTTTACTTTCTTCTGATGGCAAGCTTATTATGGGCTTTTACCGCGGCGACTTCGCATCTTCCGAAGATACAAATCCTAACTGGTGGTCTTGGATAGACCCTAAGACCAACGATCCCGATTTTCATGTATGCACATCATTTGGATCCTTGTATTTGAGTAGCAAATAG
- a CDS encoding transposase has product MRKQRTHFDKAFKENAVKLSLERKNISELAQELGIAPFLLYRWRKEYQQKGEASFPGHGVQSLSEDTKRIAELEKRLGEAETERDILKKALSIISKRDR; this is encoded by the coding sequence ATGAGAAAACAAAGAACCCATTTTGACAAGGCATTCAAAGAGAATGCGGTCAAACTCAGTTTAGAACGCAAGAATATTTCCGAGCTTGCACAGGAATTGGGTATTGCCCCCTTTCTTTTATATCGTTGGCGGAAAGAATACCAGCAGAAAGGAGAAGCCAGTTTCCCCGGACACGGTGTCCAGTCATTAAGTGAAGATACCAAAAGGATTGCTGAACTGGAAAAACGCCTTGGCGAGGCTGAAACGGAGCGGGACATATTAAAAAAAGCTTTGAGCATCATCTCCAAGAGAGATCGTTGA
- a CDS encoding IS3 family transposase: MIYLFIKEYNSKQWTVEVMCRVLKVPRSSYYRWLKDPEGQRKRKYMELDEKIRDAYFAARGRNGSPRLAKDLQVSGTPVSRTTVASHMRKMGLRSKLSRRFKVTTDASHNYKVAPNLLNREFNQNEPVKACVSDLTYIPCKDGFLYLTCVLDLFDRKLIGWSISDHMNASHTVVPAIRMANRNRPFGEGMIFHSDRGIQYACKQTVNLLKSLKLEQSMSGKGNCWDNAVAESFFKTFKSELVYGTKLKTREQMRLYVFEYIESWYNHKRRFSALGNLTIDEFWNQYNIKKDSIKNVA, from the coding sequence TTGATCTATCTCTTTATAAAGGAATATAACTCGAAACAATGGACGGTCGAGGTGATGTGCAGAGTACTGAAAGTCCCCAGGAGCAGTTATTACCGCTGGCTTAAAGATCCGGAGGGCCAACGTAAGCGCAAATATATGGAGCTGGACGAAAAGATCAGGGATGCATATTTTGCAGCCAGGGGACGCAATGGAAGCCCCCGGCTGGCAAAGGATTTGCAGGTATCCGGAACTCCTGTCTCGAGAACCACTGTAGCAAGCCACATGAGGAAAATGGGCTTGCGCAGCAAACTCTCGAGACGATTCAAAGTGACGACGGATGCCTCTCACAACTATAAGGTTGCTCCAAATCTGTTGAATCGCGAATTTAATCAGAATGAGCCTGTGAAAGCGTGTGTCTCTGACCTGACGTATATTCCGTGTAAGGATGGATTTCTTTATCTGACCTGTGTGCTGGATCTTTTTGACCGCAAACTGATCGGATGGTCCATAAGCGATCATATGAATGCATCCCATACCGTAGTTCCGGCCATCAGGATGGCCAATAGGAACAGACCTTTTGGAGAAGGAATGATATTTCATTCTGACCGGGGCATACAATATGCTTGCAAACAGACTGTCAATCTGTTGAAATCCTTGAAGCTGGAACAAAGTATGAGTGGAAAGGGAAATTGTTGGGATAATGCCGTGGCTGAAAGCTTTTTCAAAACTTTCAAATCTGAATTGGTCTATGGTACCAAACTCAAAACAAGAGAGCAAATGCGCTTGTATGTATTTGAATATATTGAATCCTGGTATAATCATAAAAGAAGATTCTCAGCATTGGGAAACTTAACCATTGATGAATTTTGGAATCAGTATAATATTAAAAAAGATTCAATTAAAAATGTCGCTTAA
- a CDS encoding transposase — translation MFERESSPLYCPDNGRPAKPIRLMVGLLILKRVYDLSDESMVKQRSENNYYQYFCGEQEFQPRVPCEASELVHFRHRIGKKGVELILRESIRINGKVSNDTDVYIDTTVQEKSITFPTDDKLAKKIIKRCWKIADRNGLKLRQSYRRILKIFPTTNASAITHETRVKPGKRIRRGVP, via the coding sequence ATGTTTGAAAGAGAGTCCTCACCCCTGTATTGTCCCGATAACGGACGTCCGGCGAAACCCATTCGCCTAATGGTGGGTTTGTTGATCCTGAAACGTGTTTACGATCTCTCTGACGAAAGCATGGTGAAACAACGAAGTGAAAACAACTACTATCAATACTTTTGTGGGGAACAGGAGTTTCAACCCCGGGTACCTTGTGAAGCATCCGAGCTGGTTCATTTCCGTCATCGCATCGGCAAAAAGGGTGTTGAGCTGATCTTAAGGGAGAGCATTCGCATCAATGGTAAAGTTTCGAACGATACGGACGTCTACATCGATACCACTGTCCAGGAGAAGAGCATCACCTTTCCCACGGATGATAAACTGGCAAAGAAGATTATCAAGAGGTGCTGGAAGATAGCCGACAGAAATGGTTTGAAATTGCGCCAGAGTTACAGGCGAATCCTAAAAATCTTTCCTACGACCAACGCTTCCGCAATCACCCACGAAACAAGGGTAAAGCCAGGAAAGCGAATAAGAAGGGGCGTCCCATAG